DNA from Helicoverpa zea isolate HzStark_Cry1AcR chromosome 22, ilHelZeax1.1, whole genome shotgun sequence:
ttaacccgtttcaagataatcgaattttaagatcttttctttacaagtcgtctaggtacacgtatacatttttattactagttaaaagtctcgtttttgcggatttttgtgtgttttgtggctttttggatagctagataaatgtagatgttttttaagtattctgcacaaaaaaatgaagagtaatatttttgagaaaatatctactaaaaaagtaattgctgttcgctataatttcctctgtgatttgtacagttttatggtttgttattatgaaatgattcatcttctatccaaaaacacacaaaaatccacaaaaacaagacttttgactaataatgaaaatttatacgtgtacctagacgactgatcttgaaattcgattatcttgaaacgggtttacttttgcccagtgtatcccagggtcaaatttgtccgtattgacctatactatcacctcctgaaaggatgcggtctacttaccagtaaccctgtatacaaCAACAATAGACTCAAGTTTTTACACGTGACAACGATTTGGAAATAGAACGAGAATTCTTTTTGGAGAAAATGATTTCGTGTCTATTTTGTTAGTGCCATCCTTTGCCCCAGCCGTAGCCGCTCCAAGAGCCGAGGCTTGAGCCCCAGCCGAGGCCGCCGAGGCCGCCCCAGCCGACGGACACGGGGGCGGCGATGACGGGGGTGCGGATGATGGGTGCGGTGACGATGGGGGCCGAGACCACGTGGCGGACGATGGGGGCGGACACCACAACGCGCGGGATCGTCACGCCGTGGTTGATGACGCTGGAGCTGACGGAGTATGATGGCAACACGACAGGGGAGGCTGCCAAACAGAAGGTGGCTTTAAGTATCTATTGTTTGTCCAATTGATTTATAGCTTGATTGCAAGAGCAAAGACAGTcgtgtaatacatattttgttgcttttcagGCGTTGCAACATCGCAGTTGCAAAATATGAACACACGGGTAACAATTTTGTCACATCGGTTTTTGTCTCATAGCAATCAGAAGATAGGTAAGCAAGGGTGTAGTTTATGCAAGTCCATAAGAATTTCGGGTGTGATAGATGCTGAATGTAACGcctacaaaatatttcaagtttacTACATGGTTATAATTTGTGAGCTGATCTATTTAAACTGAAATATAACTTTCTGGCTTTTACGAGTGAGAGCTACTACGTGAAGCCAAAGGATTAGTAAGCTTCAGAGATTTCTAGATAGAGTAAATTCAAATACTAGTTCATTTCTACGGTGTTGATCGTGGGTTTTACAGCATTGTTTGTGTGGGTGCGGCTTGGAGGCTCACCTTGAACTCTCAATTAGCAAGCCTGCTGTCGTCTTCGTCACAGCCTTAGAGGGCACTTTCAACAAGTTGTAGGCCCAGTGCTGGACAAAGGTTTCCACAGTTTTTTGCTTCGGAGATATTTATTTGGTCGGCTGAATTTCACTCGTTTTACGTTTTTCACGTTGGTGAGTCGTTACATAACCATAGTCAGGAGACTTGTTAATTTTGAGTTCCTGGTGAGTTCTTTGGAATGGTGTAGAATAAGTTGTATTAAGATGACAGCTACTGGGTGCCATGAAACCATCTTCTGTACGGGAGAGTAAAGTCAGAAAGGCAAGCAAACAGAAATTCTGCTTACCTTAGCGGAATTTTCTATGCATGGACTTGTATTTTGTGTTCAAATAGTGTCTATAATGAAATGAGGAGTTACCGATGCCCAGCCCCAGCGGTGGGACAGGGTTGGCGACCGCTATGCCGATGAGGGCCAGAACTAATGCCACCTGCGGACAGAAAACAGTACAAATAATTAGAAAATATTTCGCAAGAGCTTAGCAAagattttgtaaatttttaaacaatgGGTACTAAGTTCATAACAACATTAAAAAGTCAGGCAATGCTTGCTTCAACCATCTCGATTTAGGTACCAAACTAATAATAGTTTGCATATgcacaaacatatttaaaaaaatatggattaCCCTGCAAGACACCCCATTCTTCGTTAATTGATATATCGCGTTTAAGAAAATGGTATTTTAAATATGGGATGACTATGttttaaatagataggtacACCTGTTCCAATTTTGGATTGGTTGTTATTTGGACATTCCCATGAAACTTTTTTGCGATTATATACAGGACCTACATTTGGGCACTAATTTTCAAAATCTCCAAGTACTTACCGCACACTTCATGTTTGTCTATTATCAGGTTTTCACTGAAATATAAACTGAATTCGTTTTGATTAGCATTGCCCTTATATACTGGGTGTTAGTGGTCACGCATCACTGTGTCTGCGAGTATCCTGCGCCGGGAAGCTTTGCATCATCTATGCATTATACATTAGTTATGAGCCCTTTCGACAGGCGCACTTTTGAAAGACTAGAAATTTTATTGATCAAAACAGTGTAACTGTACCACGGACGGAgcgcttcatcatcatcagccttcttGTTTTCTTCTAACTGAAGGTGACAGGCCTCTTGTCATACAGAGAAGTATGAatgttaatcaccacgcttgctcaagtcaggttggtgatttcagactttaaagtccaggtttccttaagTTGTTTAGTCAGTAATTACTTAGTGCCCTAGATGTACTTAGCAAATTACgatggtacttgcctgactggCAATCGAACTTGCACACTCTTACTTGAGAGGCTGGCGCTTTGACCTCTAAGCCTCTAGGCCGACTAAACCGTATGCTTTGCTcagaaataaatgacttttcTATTGTATTCTACAAGGATCGATCGAAAAGATTAAAGGAGTCTGTCCTCAGGTAGGCAACCTGtcaggggctgcgggattgttcgcaaGACTTACCTACTGCAGCCCTGGAACATGAGGGGGTCTAGAGAGAACATAACTGGCTGTTGTCAGTAGGAGTCATAAGCAAaagttttatgttatgtaatgtTATGTCCACAATTCATTACAAAATTCTATTGCTatgtcaaataacaaaaacaaacttgaaATGCTAATGACGCACATTACATGTTAATTCATCCGTTTTTGTTCGTAATAAGCGCAGGAACTAATACATTATCGTTGCACTATTGGATTACATTAATCACTAACACTTGACTGCTAGTTCTGAGcttgatatatttatttgtgtacttATACTTTGTAATTAAACCATTGATTCTTATTTTGTATGGAGATTTATCTTTTtaacctaattatttatttttaattaactttagtTCGTTATAGTACGCCTTATAATATCTATTTGGGTTTCACCCGTTGTTCAGCGGATCATCATCTCTATATTAACCTATATCATCACAATTCACCTTTTTTCACCTATGAGTATCTAGTTCGATTCAATAGTATACACTCAATTTGAGTGGGTATAGATCCCAATTCTAGGAATGACTCGTAAAGAGAACATTCACAACAACACAACAACTGGACCTTTTTGTATGGTtaggtatctatttatttatttgcctaCAATTATTACACACTTATAAGCTAAGAGTATACCTAAGAAGAATTTAATCATCCATGGTTCTTGGAATCTGTTTCAGCAACTAGCCTTAACGCGTGCATGGACTCCTTCATCAAGTTGCTTATGAAGACATTAtcgaattattcaattaatcagTATTGTTAGTATTGGCCTAGTTATAGTGGATgagttaaaatttattaaaattgcatcATATGAGTTGGTAACCTAAAACGAGACCTTCGGACCTAAAACAACAGTTTTCAACAGTGCTTTATATCCTCCTTGAAAGACTATTCATGAAAGCTGTCTGAATAGTCTGTCTGAAtagtaataaaaagtaataaaaaactgcATATGACAAAGAAACTATTtattagttaaataaatgagCATACTAACACaacttaagaaaaataaaacactaacaaATCGACAAGCGCCCGTGGAACATTTCTTTTAAATACAATTGACAACTGCGAGAATTGGCGGCAAAATAAACATGATGTTTTTAGTTATGCGTCGActaatatctttatttattctaaACAGTAGCTTCATAGAAGAGATCAGGGCTTCCCTGGGAACATTActggaaagaaagaaaaacgaaTCGGTGcacatgaaaaatattgttataggtAACAAAGACATGTTGTGAAGAATTTGATGCTGATGGTTCAAGTAGGATTTTTTACGAGCCAAGGCTTAAATGTGGGGAATAGGTGTCCACAATAATATTACATAGAGTTCTTACGTATTTTGTAAAGCACGTTACTTTGTCACCCCAGATCTGGACATGTTAAGTACTCGTAACGGGTCGAACCAGAAAATTTGACAACGAGTCGTATCAAATCATGTTGCCGCATAATAGGTTGAGGGgatagataggcagtcgctttatATAAAACACTCAAAGCAGGCTcgggctggaagccgacctcaaagGGAAAATGCTAGGCATGACAAgtgagaatttaatttaatactatAAGTCAAGGTTCGCAAAGACCTTCCACGTGTCATTGTCGTAGTCCCACAAGGATGAGAGGCCGTCGATGGGGTTCACTCGCAGTTCCAGCATCCTTCGCAGTTGAGCCTTCTGCGAATGTCTCGACAGGCTCGCCGGCAGGGGCTCCAGAACTGTGAacaacgttaatgtcaatgtcaatgttTCTTCATTAGATAATGAAGATGAAGTATTTAGGTATTACGTGAACGTTGTGAACGAACATGCAGTTTTTGCCTACTGACAGAGTGATTTCTGTGTTAGAATTAGGTAATATACATAATTCGCTAGATTGCAATTGCATTGCGGAATAAAGGTTGGCAAAATTCCAACCTAACTCTAAATCTTTTTGAAATTTCGAATTCATATCTTTCCTAATGATGTACTCGTAtcaaaaagaagcctgtttatcAGTCACGTCTTCTAATTgaacaatttgattttaattcttTATATACCATTGAGAAGGATATACTAAGATGATAATATCCAAGAGCGTGAAGTTTTCCCAAAAGATGAAAATCTCTGTCCTTTCATTGCACGTTTCCCAGAACTCACCATAATAATGAAGGAATATGAAGGTCCAAAACGTAAAGGAGGTCATAATCAATGCACCGCCCACGATGGCCTTCCACTGGCCCGTGGGGTGCTTGAATTCAGAGAACGTCTGGCAGAAGGAGGCACGATATAGGGCCTTCTTTTCCTCACAGCACAGCATTCGCCAATCTCCCTTCTCCTTTTCGCGTAATGCCTGATGGGAAATTTATTAGATTAGTTGATGCAgtgcattttttctttcaataaaaGAAGTTCTTGAGCATGAATGTGAATAGATCGAAGAAATGATGGACTGATTCAGTATGGCTGAAAATAAGGTAACTTGTAAGATGACATCAGAGAGCAGAAGTATGGAatcaaaatatatgtttttccaacaacattaaaaaaaacagatagGGGGAGAAGTAGGTATTTAAGAAGAGTAGCAGAGTTGTACGCAGGGGCTACTATTGCAATAACAAGGATGCAATTATATATTTGACGTTACATTGGATATCGACAATATAGCTCAATTTGGTGATATCTTTAGGCTCTTTAGACTCTGtaaatacataagtaggtataaactatgcgaaaaattatagaaattgtaaaaactttacacaaaTATCTCTGGTGTTCTCCTTAAACCTGATAGCTGGGAATGGAAAGTGGGCATCGTCCTTGTAGTTCGCGCTTCCATTGATCCCAAAGCCCACCCAATCTCGGTTACCAATCCTACATCTGTTGTGAATTTCTCTCGCTTTTATTGACAATGATGAAGCTCCCACGGATTTTAAAGTTAGCAACGACATTTTCAATGCAAATTTAATTTGCATTGACAGTAAGACAAATTGTCAAAAACACttcatgtttttaaaaataaaatcagttaAGATGACTGCTGACAGTGTCAAAAAAGGTTGGACTTCGATAAAAAATACTTGCAAACTTCTTTTGTGTTTTGAAATTGTATGCGTGATCAGATCAATCAGATCAATCAGATCAATCAAATCAGAAAATATAGTAACATAagtgattgttattttattctgttggagagtaaattattttgaaagtgcCACAATAAGACTATTCCTAACTACATGGCATAGTTGAACTGAATGGTTTGACCTCAGTAGGCAATcaaaaaggaatattttttttgaattaGTGAATTAAAGTATTAACGGTGCAACACAATATTATCAAAACACAGTTACGGTACGCTTAAACTGTATATTTTCCGAAATGGTTTCCTGGAAGGGATCCCTGAAGGTCTCCAAGGACTTTGAATACGAAAGTATTTAATTGAATCTTGACTTATAACTCTAAACCTTTGAAAACAAGTCATAAATATTATCCGTATCAGCTAACATCTTCAGAAGCTTTCTAGTAGAGTTAAGACTAATCTTTTTGTTGGGTTTATACGCTGGTTTATCATCTTCAGGAGAAATCGAATCGGAATAGCTGTCATAGCCTGAACCATCTTCAGCTTTGTCattactgatatttttattttcacgttcGTCATCCTTGCTGTTAGAATCCTTGCTTGAATAAGAATCATCAGAATAAGACGATTCACT
Protein-coding regions in this window:
- the LOC124641158 gene encoding uncharacterized protein LOC124641158, with the translated sequence MKCAVALVLALIGIAVANPVPPLGLGIASPVVLPSYSVSSSVINHGVTIPRVVVSAPIVRHVVSAPIVTAPIIRTPVIAAPVSVGWGGLGGLGWGSSLGSWSGYGWGKGWH
- the LOC124641412 gene encoding cytochrome c oxidase subunit 4 isoform 1, mitochondrial-like encodes the protein MSLLTLKSVGASSLSIKAREIHNRCRIGNRDWVGFGINGSANYKDDAHFPFPAIRFKENTRDICALREKEKGDWRMLCCEEKKALYRASFCQTFSEFKHPTGQWKAIVGGALIMTSFTFWTFIFLHYYVLEPLPASLSRHSQKAQLRRMLELRVNPIDGLSSLWDYDNDTWKVFANLDL